One segment of Armatimonadia bacterium DNA contains the following:
- a CDS encoding heparinase II/III family protein has translation MTKTLAVACLLMVAATVCMAGELATSFEEGATPPGWRLEDGGISTLSDLQAHTGTHSLRIVDPDNKAGSEVRSDSLPVAAGDLCSVSLWMRLESGNRDGLGVYLEYVDADGKRLAQASEASAHKSAMVQDQWVQMSFVTAVPEGAAKVALRFHSYSSSVITCFVDDVKLQVIPAAEVGPGAEWLGGTLEEQTRRVWPRGVRWDHSASTSLTRTFAQPQDWSGFGALHFWMHSAAANNSSFMVLVNSENPATEGGDYYGFQVKVDWEGWKEFVLPFREIGASREPRGWNQVDSVVLTASGWGQTVNPATVLTLDGFELAAADKAGGQPTDEEFFASLDLDLPELAAIKTAVQAGDMAAARKALADHLRARTYPRWTIDWRSRPLRGVKVPGPEEDKAPDQWDYYSTFLTVDWVGWKHFTLTKADFSPQTLVEGKGWQGKQPIGWHWIQYLAINSKGWGLTPDPNTVLYFDNLRLVGKDTSQVIADFEGEESNWTGLTLSGEQTHEGKGAGKWADTTQVTGLRCDNLPHDWTNYDALDFWVYSAKATGQRLVMVLDSDVPGNIMGAEKALRHEFNYTKGPGESGTITFGDKIDWTANPTEGEARTHLWNESINRHFHFATLADAYWQTGKDKYAAEIAAQILDWTARMPRPLLSSGNNVGHYAWQTLTTGIRLADTWPNALYKCLDAPSFTPEVLTAMMKSVQQQAQHLIRWPSTGNWLTAESNGIFTAGMLFPEFRDAAQWRRIAVERLYKQLDDEVYPDGMEYELAAGYNTWVVSEFAHILELADLNNLRPEMPADYQAKIEKMFNYVAYAAMPNGAIPGLNDSGNADVRGLLATGLKLFPQRQDFEYVSSLGARGVMPTTTSHAFPWTGHYVMRSGWDKDATFLLFDAGPYGYGHQHEDKLSFVLWAKGSQQVLDPGNFSYDNSRWRRYVLATYGHNTVMVDGQGQRRGSQRSTYFWPRPWQGDGPEGQDARWVSTPEADFASGIYADGYGTNAALKVTHQRGMLFLKDLGVFVVLDTLTPPDETEHRYEALFHLDSDEAMISEGAVVSTQKPQAANVVILPASALQVEIVKGKTEEPVQGWSSGPWRAIPTAIYSTTGTGITRMAFVMEPVGVGETRKVKSVKVLPGVTEGTALEIELADGSRRVIVQRDQPGEVRDLAGIATSHEITVALQQPGGALTTQYALDGKRP, from the coding sequence ATGACCAAGACTCTTGCCGTTGCATGCCTCTTGATGGTTGCCGCTACCGTCTGCATGGCGGGCGAGCTAGCCACCAGCTTCGAGGAAGGGGCTACTCCCCCGGGATGGCGGCTGGAGGATGGCGGCATCTCCACCCTTTCGGACCTGCAGGCACACACCGGGACACATAGCCTGCGCATCGTGGACCCCGACAACAAGGCTGGCTCCGAGGTGCGCTCGGACAGCCTTCCTGTGGCGGCCGGCGACCTGTGCTCGGTCTCGCTCTGGATGCGACTGGAGTCGGGCAACCGCGACGGCCTCGGCGTGTACCTGGAGTATGTGGATGCCGACGGCAAACGACTCGCACAGGCGTCGGAGGCCTCGGCGCATAAGTCGGCGATGGTGCAGGATCAGTGGGTACAGATGTCCTTCGTGACGGCGGTGCCCGAGGGTGCGGCAAAGGTCGCACTTCGGTTTCACAGCTACTCGAGCAGTGTCATCACCTGCTTCGTGGACGACGTGAAGCTGCAGGTGATTCCGGCGGCCGAAGTTGGACCCGGCGCGGAGTGGTTAGGCGGGACACTGGAGGAGCAGACCCGTCGCGTCTGGCCGAGGGGCGTCCGCTGGGATCACTCGGCCTCGACCTCACTCACCCGGACCTTCGCTCAGCCGCAGGACTGGAGCGGCTTCGGCGCCCTTCACTTCTGGATGCACTCGGCGGCCGCCAACAACTCCAGCTTCATGGTCCTCGTCAACTCGGAGAACCCGGCCACAGAGGGAGGCGACTACTACGGCTTTCAGGTCAAGGTGGACTGGGAAGGCTGGAAGGAGTTCGTGCTTCCCTTCCGCGAGATCGGTGCCTCGCGAGAACCGAGAGGCTGGAACCAGGTTGATAGCGTCGTGCTCACGGCCTCCGGTTGGGGGCAAACGGTCAACCCGGCAACGGTGCTGACCCTGGACGGTTTCGAGCTGGCGGCGGCAGACAAGGCCGGCGGACAGCCCACCGACGAGGAGTTCTTCGCCAGCCTGGATCTGGACCTGCCGGAGCTGGCCGCGATCAAGACGGCTGTGCAGGCTGGTGACATGGCGGCCGCCCGGAAGGCGCTGGCGGATCATCTGCGGGCACGCACCTACCCGCGCTGGACGATCGACTGGCGTAGCCGACCTCTGCGCGGCGTCAAGGTGCCCGGTCCGGAGGAGGACAAGGCGCCTGACCAGTGGGACTACTACTCGACCTTCCTGACCGTGGACTGGGTGGGCTGGAAGCACTTCACCCTGACCAAGGCCGACTTCAGCCCGCAGACCCTCGTGGAGGGCAAAGGCTGGCAGGGCAAGCAGCCCATCGGCTGGCACTGGATTCAGTACCTGGCGATCAACTCGAAGGGCTGGGGCCTCACTCCCGACCCGAATACTGTCCTGTACTTTGACAACCTCCGGCTGGTCGGCAAGGACACCTCACAGGTGATCGCTGACTTCGAGGGCGAGGAGAGCAACTGGACGGGCCTGACACTCTCGGGCGAACAGACCCACGAGGGTAAGGGCGCGGGCAAGTGGGCCGACACAACCCAAGTCACCGGGCTGCGCTGCGACAACCTCCCTCACGACTGGACCAACTACGACGCCCTGGACTTCTGGGTCTACTCAGCCAAGGCCACCGGTCAGCGCCTCGTGATGGTGCTGGACTCGGACGTCCCCGGCAACATCATGGGCGCAGAGAAGGCGCTGCGCCACGAGTTCAACTACACCAAGGGCCCCGGTGAATCGGGAACCATCACCTTCGGCGACAAGATCGACTGGACTGCGAACCCGACCGAGGGTGAGGCCCGGACGCACCTGTGGAACGAGTCCATCAACCGGCACTTCCACTTCGCGACCCTCGCCGACGCCTACTGGCAGACCGGGAAGGACAAGTACGCGGCGGAGATCGCGGCGCAGATCCTCGACTGGACCGCGCGGATGCCACGGCCGCTGCTCTCAAGCGGAAACAACGTGGGTCACTACGCCTGGCAGACCCTGACGACGGGAATCCGCCTCGCCGACACCTGGCCGAATGCGCTGTACAAGTGCCTGGACGCGCCCTCCTTCACGCCCGAAGTGCTCACGGCAATGATGAAGTCAGTCCAACAGCAGGCGCAGCACCTGATCCGCTGGCCGAGCACGGGCAACTGGCTCACGGCGGAGTCCAACGGGATTTTCACCGCCGGGATGCTGTTCCCCGAGTTCCGTGACGCCGCCCAGTGGCGGCGGATTGCGGTGGAGCGGCTCTACAAACAGTTGGATGACGAGGTCTATCCTGACGGCATGGAGTATGAGCTTGCAGCGGGCTACAACACCTGGGTCGTGTCCGAGTTCGCCCACATCCTCGAGCTTGCCGATTTGAACAACCTGCGCCCGGAGATGCCGGCGGACTACCAGGCCAAGATCGAGAAGATGTTCAACTACGTGGCCTATGCGGCGATGCCGAACGGTGCGATCCCGGGGCTCAACGACTCGGGCAATGCAGACGTTCGCGGGCTACTCGCCACGGGCCTCAAGCTCTTCCCACAGCGTCAGGACTTCGAGTACGTATCCAGCCTCGGCGCCCGCGGAGTCATGCCGACGACCACTTCACACGCCTTCCCCTGGACCGGGCACTACGTCATGCGCTCCGGCTGGGACAAGGACGCGACCTTCCTGCTCTTCGACGCGGGGCCCTATGGCTACGGTCACCAGCACGAGGACAAGCTCAGCTTCGTGCTCTGGGCGAAGGGCAGCCAACAGGTGCTCGATCCCGGTAACTTCTCCTACGACAACTCCCGCTGGCGGCGCTATGTTCTCGCCACCTACGGGCACAACACCGTGATGGTCGATGGTCAGGGGCAGCGTCGCGGCAGCCAGCGGAGTACCTACTTCTGGCCTCGACCCTGGCAAGGCGACGGGCCCGAAGGTCAGGACGCCCGCTGGGTCAGCACTCCCGAGGCGGACTTCGCAAGCGGCATATATGCGGATGGCTACGGCACGAACGCCGCCCTGAAGGTCACCCATCAGCGAGGCATGCTGTTCCTCAAGGACCTCGGCGTGTTCGTGGTGCTCGACACACTGACGCCGCCGGATGAGACAGAGCACCGCTACGAGGCGCTCTTCCATCTCGACAGCGACGAGGCGATGATCTCCGAGGGCGCCGTCGTGAGCACTCAGAAGCCCCAGGCGGCGAACGTAGTGATACTTCCCGCCTCAGCGCTGCAGGTGGAGATCGTCAAGGGCAAGACGGAGGAGCCGGTGCAGGGCTGGTCAAGCGGTCCGTGGCGGGCAATCCCGACGGCCATCTACAGCACCACGGGCACCGGCATAACGCGCATGGCCTTCGTGATGGAGCCGGTCGGTGTTGGCGAGACGCGCAAGGTCAAGAGCGTGAAGGTGCTGCCGGGCGTGACCGAGGGGACTGCGCTGGAGATTGAGCTCGCGGACGGCTCACGGCGTGTCATCGTGCAGCGAGATCAGCCGGGCGAAGTCAGAGATCTCGCCGGCATCGCGACGAGTCACGAGATCACCGTCGCGCTGCAGCAACCCGGCGGAGCGCTGACGACGCAGTACGCTCTGGACGGCAAGAGGCCGTAA